TGAAAAAGAATCTGCGCGGTAAAATCCGCGAATTCGTCCAATCCGAGGAAGGCAAGGTCGGGATTAAATCCCCCCTGACGCTCGGTGTAGCCGCAGGAAGTATCTTGTTGGCACAAACCATTGTTGGTACTCCACGGGCAGAAGCATGGATGTGCCTGGTTGACGAACATTGTGCAGATGATGAGAAATGCAGTGTGATGACTTGTGTCCCACGGTGATTTTCTCGTTTACAGAGGGTGTGGCGGCTTTTGTCGCCTCCCTCTGTAGGTTAGCAGGTACGCTTCCTTCTGAAGAGACGGAAGTGGCTGCTACCTCACTGTAGGAGGAATGTATTGTGAAATTTACAGCAATGGGTGTTCTTTTTAGCCTGACCCTTGTATGTTCAAGCATTTGTCGTATCTGGGCACAAGCACCCGAAACCCCAAAAATCGCGTTTACCTCATCTCGTGATGGCAATCGGGACATCTACTTGATGAATCCCGATGGGACTCAGCAGGTAAAAATAACCAACCACCGCGCCCGTGATGGCATGTCTGCTTGGTCCCCGACAGGCGAACAGATTCTTTTTTCATCAGACCGGAACAAGCAAGAGTTACATTGGGATATCTATCTAATGGATGCCGATGGTAGCAATGTGCAAGCCGTATTTGCAAAGTCAGCAGATAGATCTCAACCCGCGTGGTCTCCTGATGGGAAACAGATTGCTTATACACGGCGAGAGCCCAGCGGAAATTTTATTTATATCAGTACAATTGATGGTAAACAAGAGGAAAAAGTAGCGATTGGAGGTTGTCCTACTTGGTCCCCGGATGGCACGGAGATTGCCTTTGTCAGTGGCGCGCCCGAACGGAGCCACATCAGTATACTGAACCTCGGCACGCGAAAACAAAAAGTTATCTTTCCGCCTAAGGCACCACCTTCGTGGATATCAGGACGTGTGGTTTGGTCTCCAAAGGGTGATAAACTTGCTTTTTCCTGGCTCCAT
The genomic region above belongs to Candidatus Poribacteria bacterium and contains:
- a CDS encoding PD40 domain-containing protein, which produces MKFTAMGVLFSLTLVCSSICRIWAQAPETPKIAFTSSRDGNRDIYLMNPDGTQQVKITNHRARDGMSAWSPTGEQILFSSDRNKQELHWDIYLMDADGSNVQAVFAKSADRSQPAWSPDGKQIAYTRREPSGNFIYISTIDGKQEEKVAIGGCPTWSPDGTEIAFVSGAPERSHISILNLGTRKQKVIFPPKAPPSWISGRVVWSPKGDKLAFSWLHRVPLRDFADTQTIYTVNRDGTGLVQLVGEAGPDASDPVWSPQGDALLYIHEDRQIFKIGVDEKQVEQLTHIGVNYLGDWFDPAYALPVSPQPQLLTTTWGKLKRE